The proteins below are encoded in one region of Trueperaceae bacterium:
- a CDS encoding acetyl-CoA C-acyltransferase, whose amino-acid sequence MSSVREAWLVAAVRTPIGRHGGALADVRPDDLAALVLDEVANRAGVPKGDVADVVLGCANQAGEDNRNVARMSALLAGYPVAVPGVTVNRLCGSGLEAVAQAARAVMLGDGELYAAGGVESMSRAPWAVPKPGRGYPTGSVTAYDTSIGWRFVNPRMQEEYGTESMGETAENLAEEYGISRDEQDAFALASHRKATAAIAAGRFADELVPVGVPTRKGVTLVDTDEGPRTDTSMDALARLRPAFRQGGTVTAGNSSSLNDGAAALLVASRDYAEAHGLKPLARVVATAVAGVPPRIMGIGPVPATRRALERAGMTLEDVGLIELNEAFAAQSLAVLRELGLDSEDARLNPNGGAIALGHPLGCSGARILTTLLHEMVKTDVEVGLATMCIGVGQGIAMVVERA is encoded by the coding sequence GTGAGCAGCGTCAGGGAGGCTTGGCTCGTGGCGGCCGTGCGCACGCCGATAGGCCGCCACGGCGGCGCGCTGGCGGACGTGAGGCCAGACGACCTCGCGGCCCTCGTCCTCGACGAGGTGGCGAACCGCGCCGGCGTGCCCAAGGGCGACGTGGCCGACGTGGTCCTCGGCTGCGCCAACCAGGCCGGCGAGGACAACAGGAACGTCGCGCGCATGAGCGCGCTGCTGGCCGGCTACCCGGTCGCGGTGCCCGGCGTGACCGTGAACAGGCTGTGCGGCTCTGGGCTCGAGGCCGTGGCGCAGGCGGCGCGCGCCGTGATGCTCGGCGACGGCGAGCTCTACGCGGCCGGCGGCGTCGAGTCGATGAGCCGCGCGCCCTGGGCGGTGCCGAAGCCGGGGCGCGGCTACCCCACGGGCTCCGTGACCGCCTACGACACGTCCATAGGGTGGCGCTTCGTGAACCCGCGCATGCAGGAGGAGTACGGCACCGAGTCGATGGGCGAGACGGCGGAGAACCTCGCCGAGGAGTACGGCATCTCGCGCGACGAGCAGGACGCCTTCGCCCTGGCCAGCCACCGCAAGGCCACCGCCGCCATCGCCGCTGGTCGCTTCGCCGACGAGCTGGTGCCGGTCGGCGTGCCGACGCGGAAGGGCGTGACGCTCGTCGACACCGACGAGGGACCCCGCACCGACACCAGCATGGACGCCCTGGCGCGTCTGCGGCCGGCGTTCCGGCAGGGCGGCACCGTCACGGCCGGGAACTCGAGCTCGCTGAACGACGGCGCGGCCGCGCTGCTCGTGGCCTCGCGCGACTACGCCGAGGCCCACGGCCTCAAGCCCCTGGCGCGCGTCGTGGCCACGGCCGTCGCCGGCGTCCCGCCGCGGATCATGGGCATAGGGCCGGTGCCGGCGACGCGCCGGGCGCTCGAGCGGGCCGGCATGACGCTCGAAGACGTCGGGCTCATCGAGCTGAACGAGGCGTTCGCGGCCCAGTCGCTGGCGGTGCTGAGGGAGCTGGGGCTCGACTCCGAGGACGCGCGCCTCAACCCCAACGGCGGCGCGATCGCGCTGGGGCACCCCCTGGGCTGCTCCGGCGCGCGCATACTCACGACGCTGCTCCACGAGATGGTGAAGACCGACGTCGAGGTGGGCCTGGCGACGATGTGCATAGGCGTCGGCCAGGGCATCGCGATGGTCGTGGAGCGCGCGTAG
- a CDS encoding thioesterase family protein, whose product MREIPTGYVAAHELVVTPAMTVDFEQEDPGLGALHPVYATYWMAKHMELASRKVILPFLEEGEEGIGFRVEVTHLASALPGMRVRVEARFREMVKNRVHADCVARNELGDVIGEGATVQVILPRERLEANFARLRERARVHAGGSAT is encoded by the coding sequence GTGAGGGAGATCCCGACGGGGTACGTGGCCGCGCACGAGCTGGTCGTGACGCCCGCGATGACCGTGGACTTCGAGCAGGAGGACCCCGGGCTCGGGGCCCTCCACCCCGTGTACGCCACGTACTGGATGGCGAAGCACATGGAGCTCGCCAGCCGCAAGGTCATCCTGCCGTTCCTCGAGGAGGGCGAGGAGGGCATCGGCTTCCGCGTCGAGGTCACGCACCTCGCCTCCGCCCTGCCCGGCATGCGCGTGCGCGTGGAGGCCCGCTTCCGCGAGATGGTCAAGAACCGCGTCCACGCCGACTGCGTGGCCAGGAACGAGCTGGGCGACGTGATCGGCGAGGGCGCGACGGTGCAGGTGATCCTGCCGCGGGAGAGGCTCGAGGCCAACTTCGCGCGCCTGCGCGAGCGGGCGCGCGTGCACGCCGGAGGAAGCGCGACGTGA
- a CDS encoding phenylacetate--CoA ligase: MFDPQIETMPQERLRELQGERLRRLVRYVHERVPFYRQRLAEAGVDPDSVRSIDDVGRLPITRKKDLHDNYPMGLFAVPPSELARVHASSGTTGKPTVVGYTKNDLALFAEVNARCLAAAGGRPGMVFHNAYGYGLFTGGLGLHGGGERLGMCVVPVSGGMTDRQVTLIMDLRPEMIACTPSYAQTLAEAFAARGVSPEEIPLKYGILGAEPWTEAIRQDVQRGLGIQATNIYGLSEVIGPGVANEAVGEGEGSYVWEDHFYPEILDPDTGEPVPDGQDGVLVITTLTKEALPLLRFWTGDITSLTREVGPSGRTHARIGMIRGRTDDMIIVRGVNVYPTQIEAVLEHVPHASPHYQLVVRRERTLDEVELRLELDQETYARLGVAPRDDGALNVEDPVERLAHEVEHRIRDSVGIGIKVTLLAPGTAPRSAGGKLRRIVDERKL; the protein is encoded by the coding sequence ATGTTCGACCCGCAGATCGAGACGATGCCGCAGGAGAGGCTCAGGGAGCTGCAGGGCGAGCGGCTGAGGCGGCTCGTGCGGTACGTGCACGAGCGCGTGCCGTTCTACCGCCAGAGGCTCGCCGAGGCGGGCGTGGACCCCGACTCCGTGAGGTCCATAGACGACGTCGGGCGCCTGCCCATCACGCGCAAGAAGGACCTCCACGACAACTACCCGATGGGCCTCTTCGCCGTGCCGCCCTCCGAGCTGGCCCGCGTGCACGCCTCCTCCGGCACCACGGGCAAGCCCACCGTGGTCGGCTACACGAAGAACGACCTAGCGCTCTTCGCCGAGGTGAACGCCCGCTGCCTCGCCGCAGCCGGCGGCAGGCCGGGCATGGTGTTCCACAACGCCTACGGCTACGGGCTCTTCACCGGGGGCCTGGGCCTCCACGGCGGCGGGGAGCGGCTGGGGATGTGCGTCGTGCCCGTCTCCGGCGGCATGACCGACCGCCAGGTGACTCTGATCATGGACCTGAGACCGGAGATGATCGCCTGCACGCCGAGCTACGCGCAGACGCTCGCCGAGGCGTTCGCGGCGCGCGGCGTCTCGCCGGAGGAGATCCCGCTGAAGTACGGCATCCTGGGCGCCGAGCCGTGGACGGAGGCGATCAGGCAGGACGTGCAGAGGGGCCTCGGCATCCAGGCCACGAACATCTACGGCCTCTCAGAGGTCATCGGCCCCGGCGTGGCGAACGAGGCGGTCGGCGAGGGCGAGGGCTCATACGTCTGGGAGGACCACTTCTACCCGGAGATCCTCGACCCGGACACCGGCGAGCCCGTCCCCGACGGCCAGGACGGCGTCCTCGTGATCACCACGCTGACGAAGGAGGCGCTGCCGCTGCTGCGGTTCTGGACCGGCGACATCACGAGCCTCACCCGCGAGGTGGGGCCGAGCGGGCGGACCCACGCGCGCATCGGCATGATCCGCGGGCGCACCGACGACATGATCATCGTGCGCGGCGTGAACGTCTACCCGACCCAGATCGAGGCCGTGCTCGAGCACGTGCCCCACGCCTCGCCGCACTACCAGCTCGTCGTGCGCCGCGAGCGGACCCTCGACGAGGTCGAGCTGCGGCTCGAGCTCGACCAGGAGACCTACGCCCGCCTCGGCGTCGCGCCGCGCGACGACGGCGCCCTCAACGTCGAGGACCCCGTCGAGCGCCTCGCGCACGAGGTGGAGCACCGCATCAGGGACAGCGTCGGCATCGGCATCAAGGTCACGCTGCTGGCCCCGGGCACCGCGCCGCGCTCGGCCGGGGGCAAGCTGCGGCGGATCGTCGACGAGAGGAAGCTGTGA
- a CDS encoding MBL fold metallo-hydrolase: protein MATVHLLGTGAALSDPERTTTMLAVEGGSSLHLVDCGGDAAQRLLASGIELPTVSDLIVTHEHADHVSGFPLLMERLWLAGIGASFAVRGIRPALDQARKIHDAFDIGSWPNYPRLDYREFALEDGALVLEDDDFVVRAAPGRHSVPVVGLRFDSKRTGRSVAYSCDTEYSPSIVRLAEGADLLLHEATGEGPGHSTSASAGRVAKEAGVGRLVLVHLPPLNGRAAEWLEAARASFPDTVMGSDGDRIEF, encoded by the coding sequence GTGGCCACCGTACATCTCCTGGGCACGGGCGCTGCCCTGTCCGACCCCGAGCGCACCACGACCATGCTGGCGGTCGAGGGCGGCTCGTCGCTCCACCTCGTCGACTGCGGCGGCGACGCCGCCCAGCGCCTGCTCGCCTCGGGCATCGAGCTGCCCACCGTCTCCGACCTCATCGTCACGCACGAGCACGCCGACCACGTCTCCGGGTTCCCCCTGCTCATGGAGCGCCTGTGGCTCGCCGGCATCGGCGCCAGCTTCGCCGTGCGCGGCATCAGGCCGGCGCTCGACCAGGCGCGAAAGATCCACGACGCCTTCGACATCGGCTCCTGGCCGAACTACCCGCGGCTCGACTACCGCGAGTTCGCGCTCGAGGACGGCGCCCTCGTCCTCGAGGACGACGACTTCGTCGTGCGCGCCGCGCCGGGCAGGCACTCGGTGCCCGTGGTGGGCCTGCGCTTCGACTCGAAGCGGACCGGCCGCTCCGTGGCCTACTCGTGCGACACCGAGTACTCGCCGTCGATCGTCAGGCTGGCCGAGGGAGCGGACCTGCTCCTCCACGAGGCGACGGGCGAGGGTCCCGGCCACTCCACGTCGGCCTCCGCCGGCCGGGTGGCGAAGGAGGCCGGCGTGGGCAGGCTCGTGCTGGTGCACCTCCCCCCGCTCAACGGCAGGGCCGCCGAGTGGCTGGAAGCCGCGCGCGCGTCGTTCCCCGACACCGTCATGGGCAGCGACGGGGACAGGATCGAGTTCTGA
- a CDS encoding EthD family reductase produces the protein MIKLIAIYDKPDDEAAFWDHYEKVHAPLTRELPGLQGLELLRVTADAFGGEPPHYLVATMSFADRDAFKAAMRSEENKRLAADLMSFAKGKVRVLVSEVKEV, from the coding sequence GTGATCAAGCTCATCGCCATCTACGACAAGCCCGACGACGAGGCGGCGTTCTGGGACCACTACGAGAAGGTGCACGCGCCGCTCACGCGCGAGCTGCCCGGCCTCCAGGGGCTGGAGCTGCTGCGGGTCACCGCCGACGCCTTCGGCGGCGAGCCGCCCCACTACCTTGTCGCCACGATGTCCTTCGCCGACAGGGACGCCTTCAAGGCCGCGATGCGCTCGGAGGAGAACAAGCGCCTGGCCGCGGACCTCATGAGCTTCGCCAAGGGCAAGGTGAGGGTGCTGGTCAGCGAGGTGAAGGAGGTCTAG